A DNA window from Mycobacterium sp. IDR2000157661 contains the following coding sequences:
- a CDS encoding WS/DGAT/MGAT family O-acyltransferase — MRQLTSLDTQFLAMENDRVQGHVSVLGVYDAHTDSGRPLDAALVRELISRRLHLLPTFRWRLAQVPLSLDYPYWVDDGTFDIEYHVRELALPAPGSDRQLAEQVARIIGRQLDRARPLWEVYVIGGLDDGRVAVLTKMHHAAVDGVSGAEVMSILLDDTTGREGDPAPPVVAEPFPSDIQMLGRGLIGLMCQPLRVMRAGPTALPHLDDVPTIRHLPGVKLVARTSRAIKRALPAPSDAQPAPSSDITAPRTRFQARVSPHRRVAFGSLSLRDVKVIKNTFDCTVNDVVIAICTSGLRCWLAERGELPDEPLAGFVPMSVRTPEQKGTFGNRVSVLLTELPTDEANPVQRLARISDAMRAAKERHRALPASLLQDANHFIPPALLAQAARATSRLAGVRGLNQPANVMISNVPGPSTPLYLGGARQNAQFPVSGVLDGIGINITVMSYQDSLEFGIVVDRELVDDAWPILDALRAGLAELVDLASANTAPPPVTPLHAKASTRRKATP; from the coding sequence ATGCGACAACTGACCAGCCTCGACACTCAGTTCCTGGCCATGGAGAACGATCGGGTGCAGGGGCACGTCAGCGTCCTCGGAGTCTACGACGCCCATACCGATTCGGGCCGCCCACTCGATGCAGCGCTGGTCCGTGAGTTGATCAGCCGACGACTGCACCTGCTGCCCACATTCCGCTGGCGGCTGGCACAGGTGCCGCTGTCCCTCGACTACCCATACTGGGTCGACGACGGCACCTTCGACATCGAGTATCACGTCCGGGAACTCGCGCTGCCGGCGCCCGGGAGCGACCGACAGCTCGCCGAACAGGTGGCCCGGATCATCGGCCGCCAGCTCGACCGGGCGCGCCCACTGTGGGAGGTCTACGTCATCGGGGGACTCGACGATGGCCGGGTGGCCGTGCTGACCAAGATGCATCACGCCGCTGTCGACGGGGTGTCGGGCGCCGAGGTCATGAGCATCCTGCTCGACGACACCACCGGCCGCGAAGGCGATCCGGCACCCCCGGTGGTCGCCGAGCCGTTCCCCTCCGATATCCAGATGCTCGGCCGCGGGCTGATCGGCCTGATGTGCCAGCCGCTGCGGGTGATGCGCGCGGGTCCGACCGCGCTGCCGCACCTCGACGACGTCCCGACCATCCGGCACCTACCTGGCGTGAAGCTCGTCGCGCGCACCAGCCGGGCGATCAAGCGCGCGTTGCCGGCCCCGTCCGACGCGCAGCCGGCACCGAGCAGCGACATCACCGCGCCCCGCACCAGATTTCAGGCGCGGGTGTCCCCGCACCGCCGCGTTGCGTTCGGGTCGCTGTCGCTGCGCGACGTCAAGGTGATCAAGAACACCTTCGATTGCACCGTCAACGACGTCGTAATCGCGATCTGCACCTCGGGACTGCGCTGCTGGCTGGCCGAGCGCGGCGAACTGCCCGACGAGCCACTCGCCGGCTTCGTGCCGATGTCGGTGCGGACTCCCGAGCAGAAGGGCACCTTCGGCAATCGGGTGTCGGTGTTGCTCACCGAGCTCCCGACGGATGAGGCCAACCCAGTACAGCGGTTGGCCCGCATCAGCGACGCGATGCGGGCGGCGAAGGAGCGTCACCGCGCGTTGCCGGCGTCGTTGTTGCAGGACGCCAACCACTTCATCCCGCCCGCCCTGCTGGCCCAAGCCGCCCGCGCAACCTCGCGGTTGGCGGGTGTGCGCGGGCTGAATCAGCCCGCGAACGTGATGATTTCGAACGTTCCCGGTCCGTCGACTCCGCTGTATCTGGGTGGCGCCCGCCAGAACGCCCAATTCCCGGTTTCCGGTGTGCTGGACGGCATCGGCATCAACATCACCGTGATGAGCTACCAGGACTCGCTCGAGTTCGGCATCGTCGTCGACCGCGAACTGGTCGACGATGCCTGGCCGATTCTCGACGCCCTACGCGCCGGACTGGCCGAACTCGTCGACCTCGCCTCCGCGAACACCGCACCACCGCCCGTCACTCCCCTCCACGCCAAGGCGTCGACCCGTAGGAAGGCCACCCCATGA
- a CDS encoding SDR family NAD(P)-dependent oxidoreductase, whose protein sequence is MPRNRSRVRTANLTDKVAVITGAGSGIGRELALSCAARGADLALCDINDSDLADTAATARGFGARVLTERVDVSDAETMSRFAQETLDRFGSVDLLINNAGVGLVGGFLDTSGKDWDWLIGVNLMGVVHGCNAFLPPMIEAGRGGHVVNLSSAAGLLANPQLTAYSATKFAVLGLSEALRMELAPHRIGVTAVCPGVINTAITQNSAIRGDGDAEQRRNRLTATYHKRGYPPERVARNILRAVDKDRAVAPIAAEAHLMYLLSRAAPPVARWTATRLAELSK, encoded by the coding sequence ATGCCTAGAAATCGGTCCCGGGTACGAACCGCGAACCTCACCGACAAAGTCGCAGTCATCACCGGCGCCGGCAGTGGCATCGGCCGCGAACTGGCGCTGTCGTGTGCAGCGCGCGGCGCCGACCTGGCCCTGTGCGACATCAACGACAGCGATCTGGCAGACACCGCCGCGACCGCGCGAGGCTTCGGTGCCCGGGTGCTGACCGAGCGCGTCGATGTGTCTGACGCCGAGACGATGTCGCGCTTCGCCCAGGAGACGCTCGACCGTTTCGGTTCGGTCGACCTGTTGATCAACAACGCCGGTGTCGGTCTGGTCGGCGGATTCCTGGATACCAGCGGCAAGGACTGGGACTGGTTGATCGGCGTCAATCTGATGGGTGTGGTGCACGGCTGCAACGCCTTCCTGCCGCCCATGATCGAGGCCGGCCGCGGAGGTCACGTCGTGAATCTGTCGTCGGCCGCCGGTCTACTGGCCAACCCGCAGTTGACCGCTTACAGCGCGACGAAATTCGCGGTGCTGGGGTTGTCTGAGGCGCTGCGCATGGAACTGGCCCCGCACCGCATCGGTGTCACCGCCGTGTGCCCCGGCGTCATCAACACCGCCATCACACAGAACAGCGCTATTCGCGGTGACGGCGACGCCGAGCAACGACGCAACCGGCTGACAGCGACGTATCACAAGCGCGGCTACCCGCCCGAGCGTGTCGCACGCAACATTCTCCGTGCGGTCGACAAGGACCGAGCCGTGGCCCCGATCGCGGCCGAGGCGCATCTGATGTACCTGCTCTCGCGCGCCGCCCCGCCGGTGGCCCGCTGGACCGCCACCCGACTCGCCGAACTTTCGAAGTGA
- a CDS encoding PucR family transcriptional regulator: MEPSWDGVQRDDERRVWATVLRPAAAELAERAAEIAAVANEHTSARLPELLASAEALEVNRSSTEASIRDFAAVLMDGADPAGAADLPAPTLAYARDGAQHGVELTTLMRSYRLAHAATARCFSEILDAHASNADDRKLAAELGSAWMFAYVDAALCQAEQVYAVERDRWIRSAAASQVDTITTILAGQPIDTDVATRRLRHEVRRWHVAAIAWLETHEEGRNTQAILEAAIRDIASAVGNQNPLLYPLGILSVAAWVSSHSEVPSKVLDELRIRTTAAPGVRVAIGEPGRGLGGLRSSYVEALEAQRIARLAQRPVGTVTRYQAVSLRAIATVDIEQTRTFVRRELGRLGETDETTRRLAATLRAFLDENCSRGRTAKRLHVHENTVAYRIRQAEELLDRPVDKRTLELRAALALADLVEYQTTATPLPAAENGGRATRLGSALPTS; encoded by the coding sequence ATGGAGCCGAGCTGGGACGGTGTCCAGCGTGACGACGAGCGCCGCGTATGGGCGACGGTGCTGCGGCCGGCGGCCGCCGAGCTCGCCGAGCGCGCCGCGGAGATCGCCGCCGTGGCCAACGAGCACACCAGCGCGCGGCTGCCCGAGCTGCTCGCCAGTGCAGAGGCGCTCGAGGTCAACCGCTCGAGCACCGAGGCCAGCATCCGAGATTTCGCCGCGGTGCTGATGGACGGAGCCGACCCGGCCGGTGCCGCCGATCTTCCCGCACCGACTCTCGCTTATGCCCGCGACGGCGCACAACACGGCGTCGAACTGACCACCTTGATGCGCAGCTATCGACTCGCCCACGCTGCAACCGCGCGCTGCTTCAGCGAGATACTCGATGCGCACGCGAGCAACGCCGACGATCGCAAACTGGCCGCGGAGTTGGGGTCGGCGTGGATGTTCGCCTACGTCGACGCCGCCTTGTGTCAGGCCGAGCAGGTCTACGCCGTCGAGCGCGACCGCTGGATACGCAGCGCAGCGGCCAGTCAAGTGGATACGATCACGACGATCCTCGCCGGCCAACCCATCGACACCGACGTGGCCACCCGCCGCTTGCGCCACGAAGTCCGCCGCTGGCACGTCGCCGCCATCGCCTGGCTCGAAACCCACGAGGAGGGACGCAACACCCAGGCGATCCTTGAAGCAGCTATCCGCGACATCGCGTCCGCGGTCGGCAACCAGAACCCGCTGCTGTATCCGCTCGGCATCTTGTCGGTCGCGGCGTGGGTCAGCTCGCACAGCGAAGTTCCATCAAAGGTGTTGGACGAATTACGTATTCGGACAACGGCTGCACCAGGCGTCCGTGTTGCGATCGGCGAGCCCGGCCGCGGGCTGGGGGGCCTGCGGTCCAGTTACGTCGAAGCGCTCGAAGCGCAACGGATCGCGCGGCTCGCGCAGCGGCCGGTGGGGACAGTGACCAGATACCAAGCCGTCTCGTTGCGCGCCATCGCCACGGTCGACATCGAACAGACGCGAACGTTCGTGCGGCGCGAACTCGGTCGGCTCGGCGAGACGGACGAAACCACCCGCCGGCTCGCCGCCACCTTGCGCGCCTTTCTCGACGAGAACTGCAGCCGCGGCCGAACCGCCAAGCGGCTGCATGTCCACGAGAACACCGTCGCCTACCGGATCCGTCAGGCCGAGGAGCTGCTGGACCGACCCGTCGACAAGCGCACCCTCGAACTCCGCGCCGCACTGGCGCTCGCCGACCTAGTCGAGTACCAGACAACGGCCACGCCGTTACCGGCGGCCGAAAACGGCGGGCGCGCAACCCGACTCGGTTCGGCCCTGCCGACGTCCTAG
- the orn gene encoding oligoribonuclease: protein MRDELVWIDCEMTGLDLKTDRLIEIAVLVTDADLNILGDGLDVVIHADDAALSAMIPVVTDMHTKSGLIEEVRASTVDVAQAEEMVLDYIGTHVKQAKTAPLAGNSIATDRGFICRDMPKLDGYLHYRMIDVSSIKELCRRWYPRIYFGQPEKGLAHRALADIHESIRELQYYRRTAFVPAPGPSTSDIAAIAEQLASANGGSRDMDSAAERSSG from the coding sequence GTGCGTGACGAACTGGTATGGATCGACTGTGAGATGACGGGGCTGGATCTGAAGACCGACCGGCTCATCGAGATTGCGGTGCTGGTGACCGACGCCGACCTCAACATCCTGGGCGACGGTTTGGACGTCGTCATCCACGCCGACGACGCGGCCTTGTCGGCGATGATCCCGGTGGTCACCGACATGCACACCAAGTCCGGCCTGATCGAGGAGGTGCGCGCCTCGACCGTCGACGTCGCACAGGCCGAGGAGATGGTGCTCGACTACATCGGCACCCACGTCAAACAGGCCAAGACCGCTCCCCTGGCCGGCAACTCGATCGCCACCGACCGCGGCTTCATCTGCCGTGATATGCCCAAGCTCGACGGATACCTGCACTACCGGATGATCGACGTCAGTTCCATCAAGGAGTTGTGCAGGCGCTGGTATCCCCGCATCTACTTCGGTCAGCCCGAGAAGGGGCTGGCCCACCGTGCCCTCGCCGACATCCACGAGTCGATCCGTGAGCTGCAGTACTACCGGCGTACCGCGTTCGTGCCGGCGCCGGGGCCGTCGACCAGCGACATCGCCGCCATCGCCGAGCAGTTGGCCTCCGCGAACGGCGGATCGCGGGATATGGATTCGGCTGCCGAGCGGTCGAGCGGCTAA
- a CDS encoding SDR family NAD(P)-dependent oxidoreductase: MKLEGRSVLVTGATGGIGRAIAREMASRGCLLTVTGRREPELRRLAGLLGPSARALTADLTDLGEVRDLVSRAGPVDVLVANAGVGIPEDLGMLSDAQIEQALRVNLLAPAALARAVMEPMRERGHGHGHIVFISSGAGLIATPGNGTMYTATKWGLRGLGLALRQELRGSGVGVSTVFPGPVRDAGMLADTGVSVPTHFGTTSPEDVARAVADAVERGRAETTVAPAGMRILVRIGAVAPLFIGDLARWAGAGRVRDAMLNRESVD, from the coding sequence ATGAAGCTCGAAGGTCGCAGCGTCCTTGTCACAGGTGCCACCGGCGGCATCGGCCGCGCCATCGCCCGTGAAATGGCATCGCGGGGTTGCCTTCTCACGGTCACCGGTCGACGGGAGCCGGAATTGCGCCGGCTGGCCGGCTTGTTGGGTCCGTCCGCGCGCGCGCTGACCGCCGATCTCACCGACCTCGGCGAAGTACGCGATCTGGTGAGCCGAGCTGGTCCGGTGGACGTGCTCGTGGCCAACGCCGGCGTGGGCATTCCGGAGGATCTCGGCATGTTGAGTGACGCACAGATCGAACAGGCGCTCCGCGTCAACCTGTTGGCCCCCGCCGCACTCGCCCGCGCGGTGATGGAGCCGATGCGCGAGCGCGGCCACGGCCACGGCCACATCGTCTTCATCTCGTCGGGCGCCGGACTCATTGCGACACCGGGGAACGGCACCATGTACACGGCCACCAAGTGGGGACTGCGTGGACTCGGGCTGGCTCTCAGACAGGAACTTCGAGGCTCAGGTGTCGGTGTCTCGACCGTCTTCCCCGGACCGGTCCGCGACGCCGGCATGCTGGCCGACACCGGAGTCTCCGTCCCCACACATTTCGGCACCACCTCACCGGAGGATGTCGCCCGCGCGGTGGCCGACGCGGTCGAGCGAGGCAGGGCAGAGACGACCGTCGCGCCGGCCGGGATGCGGATCCTGGTGCGCATCGGCGCGGTGGCACCTCTGTTCATCGGCGACCTCGCGCGGTGGGCAGGGGCGGGGCGGGTCCGCGATGCGATGCTGAACCGGGAGTCGGTCGACTAG
- a CDS encoding helicase HerA-like domain-containing protein — protein MTTESAAGPAQRIAAGYAVDGAAVELGAVVVDGVCDPTARVRIPLSTVNRHGLVAGATGTGKTKSLQVLAEQLSAAGVPCLMADVKGDLSGLSRAGEAADKITARAADTGDTWTPTAYPVEFLSLGASGTGVPVRATISSFGPILLSKVLGLNATQESTLGLIFHWADQKGLSLLDTKDLRAVIQYLTSDEGKPDLKALGAVSTTTAGVILRALVNLEADGGDTFFGEPELEPHDLVRVDEHGRGVISLLELGDQAARPVMFSTFLMWVLADLFTTLPEVGDVDKPKLVFFFDEAHLLFTDASKAFLAQVEQTVKLIRSKGVGVFFCTQLPTDVPRDVLSQLGARIQHALRAFTPDDEKALTKTVGTYPKTDVYELKSALTSLGIGEAVVTVLSENGVPTPVAWTRMRAPRSLMDTIGPDAMAAAAKASALQAQYGQPIDRESAYERLNARLAPLEPSADSLPPPVDIGGATASGDVRSRDTAEPGMLEQVMASPAFKSAMRSAGTVIGREITRSIFGTARRRRR, from the coding sequence ATGACCACGGAGTCGGCCGCCGGCCCCGCCCAGCGGATCGCCGCAGGTTACGCCGTCGACGGCGCGGCGGTGGAGCTGGGCGCCGTCGTCGTCGACGGGGTGTGTGATCCCACGGCACGGGTCCGGATTCCGTTGTCGACGGTCAACCGTCACGGGCTGGTGGCCGGCGCGACGGGTACCGGCAAGACGAAGTCGCTGCAGGTGCTCGCCGAACAGCTCTCCGCCGCCGGGGTGCCCTGTTTGATGGCCGACGTGAAGGGCGACCTGTCGGGTCTGTCACGCGCCGGCGAGGCTGCCGACAAGATCACCGCGCGGGCTGCCGACACGGGGGACACCTGGACGCCGACGGCCTACCCGGTCGAGTTTCTTTCGCTCGGCGCGAGCGGCACCGGTGTGCCGGTCCGCGCAACCATCTCCAGCTTCGGGCCCATCCTGCTGTCAAAGGTGCTCGGGCTGAATGCCACGCAGGAGTCGACGCTCGGGCTGATCTTCCACTGGGCCGACCAGAAGGGGCTGTCGCTGCTCGACACCAAGGACCTGCGGGCGGTGATTCAATACCTCACCAGCGACGAGGGCAAGCCCGATCTCAAGGCGCTCGGCGCGGTGTCCACGACGACCGCCGGGGTGATCCTGCGCGCACTCGTCAACCTCGAAGCCGATGGCGGCGACACCTTCTTCGGCGAGCCCGAACTCGAACCGCACGATCTGGTGCGAGTCGACGAGCACGGCCGCGGCGTCATCTCGTTGCTCGAACTCGGTGACCAGGCCGCTCGACCGGTGATGTTCTCCACCTTCCTGATGTGGGTGCTCGCCGACCTGTTCACGACGTTGCCCGAGGTCGGCGACGTCGACAAGCCGAAGCTGGTGTTCTTCTTCGACGAGGCGCACCTGCTGTTCACCGACGCGTCGAAAGCGTTTCTGGCGCAGGTCGAACAGACCGTCAAGCTGATCCGGTCCAAAGGCGTCGGCGTTTTCTTCTGTACGCAGCTGCCCACCGACGTCCCCAGGGACGTGCTGTCGCAGCTCGGCGCGCGCATCCAGCACGCTCTTCGTGCGTTCACCCCCGACGACGAGAAGGCGCTGACGAAGACGGTCGGCACCTACCCGAAAACCGATGTCTACGAACTGAAGTCGGCGCTGACTTCACTCGGTATCGGCGAAGCCGTCGTCACGGTGCTCTCCGAGAACGGGGTGCCGACACCGGTGGCGTGGACGCGGATGCGCGCACCCCGGTCGCTGATGGACACCATCGGCCCCGATGCGATGGCTGCGGCCGCGAAAGCCAGTGCGCTGCAGGCGCAATACGGTCAGCCCATCGACCGCGAGTCGGCCTACGAGCGGCTCAACGCGCGCCTCGCCCCGCTCGAGCCCTCCGCCGACTCGCTGCCACCGCCGGTCGACATCGGCGGAGCGACCGCGTCCGGGGACGTGCGATCCCGCGACACCGCCGAGCCCGGGATGCTGGAACAGGTGATGGCCAGCCCGGCGTTCAAGAGCGCCATGCGCTCGGCGGGCACCGTGATCGGCCGCGAGATCACCCGCAGCATCTTCGGCACCGCGCGCCGCCGCCGGCGTTAG
- a CDS encoding long-chain fatty acid--CoA ligase, with protein sequence MNADIASSSMDHHQLTLTDIVERAERFHTGQGVISRRPSGAVSRTTFGECATRAHRLAGALRSLGIGDGDRVATLMWNQSEHLELYFAVPAMGAVIHTLNPRLFPDELGFIVNDAADKVIVVDESLLEVFESFRATHDFAHVIVVTHTGEAPAGTRDYESLLASAEPVEWPALDERQPAAMCYTSGTTGRPKGVVYSHRALVLHSLVAALPDQLAVSARDTVLPVVPMFHANAWGLPYAAALAGARLVLPGPHLDPESVLDLCAEEHVTMAAGVPTVWMGMLAALDAEPTRWKLPELDRLIVGGAAVPRSMFEGFDRHGLTVVQAWGMTETAPLGAVCRPPGHLDSCEQDERYAYRTRQGVASPFFDIRARDDNGETIAWDDAAMGELEVRGPWVAAGYHGGRGAENFTDDGWFRTGDVVRIDPRGCIRICDRSKDLVKSGGEWISSVDLENQLMSHPSVAQAAVIAVPDDRWGERPLAVVVLRDGAGASAEELREHLAQEFAKWQLPDRFEFIAALPCTATGKFKKSELRTMFATT encoded by the coding sequence ATGAACGCCGACATCGCCAGCAGCAGCATGGACCACCATCAGCTCACACTGACCGACATCGTCGAGCGGGCCGAGCGGTTCCACACCGGTCAGGGCGTGATCTCGCGTCGGCCATCCGGTGCGGTCAGCAGAACGACCTTCGGTGAATGCGCCACGCGCGCACATCGACTCGCGGGTGCGCTGCGGTCGCTGGGCATCGGCGACGGGGACCGGGTCGCCACGCTGATGTGGAACCAGAGCGAGCACCTAGAACTGTACTTCGCGGTGCCGGCGATGGGGGCGGTCATCCACACCCTCAACCCGCGGCTGTTCCCCGACGAACTGGGCTTCATCGTCAACGACGCCGCGGACAAGGTGATCGTCGTCGACGAGTCGCTGCTCGAGGTATTCGAGAGCTTCCGCGCCACACATGATTTCGCGCATGTCATCGTCGTAACGCACACCGGTGAGGCACCCGCGGGAACGCGGGACTACGAGTCGCTGCTGGCGAGCGCCGAGCCGGTCGAGTGGCCTGCGCTGGATGAGCGTCAGCCGGCGGCGATGTGCTACACCTCCGGCACGACCGGCCGACCCAAGGGCGTCGTGTACTCCCACCGCGCCCTGGTGCTGCACTCGCTCGTCGCCGCACTGCCCGACCAGCTGGCGGTATCCGCCAGGGACACCGTGCTTCCCGTCGTGCCGATGTTCCACGCCAACGCGTGGGGCCTGCCGTACGCCGCCGCTCTGGCGGGCGCCCGGCTGGTGTTGCCAGGTCCGCACCTGGATCCCGAGAGCGTGCTGGACCTGTGTGCGGAAGAGCACGTCACGATGGCCGCGGGCGTTCCCACGGTGTGGATGGGCATGCTCGCGGCTCTCGACGCCGAGCCCACCCGATGGAAGTTGCCCGAGCTGGACCGGCTGATCGTCGGAGGTGCGGCGGTGCCGCGGTCGATGTTCGAGGGTTTCGACCGCCACGGGCTGACCGTCGTACAGGCGTGGGGAATGACCGAGACCGCCCCCCTGGGCGCGGTCTGCCGGCCGCCGGGACATCTGGACTCGTGCGAACAGGACGAGCGGTACGCCTACCGCACCCGCCAAGGCGTCGCCAGCCCGTTCTTCGACATCCGTGCCCGCGACGACAACGGCGAGACCATCGCCTGGGACGACGCGGCCATGGGTGAACTCGAGGTGCGCGGACCCTGGGTGGCCGCCGGCTACCACGGCGGCCGGGGTGCAGAGAACTTCACCGACGACGGCTGGTTCCGCACCGGCGACGTGGTGCGCATCGATCCGCGCGGCTGCATCCGCATCTGCGACCGCTCCAAGGACCTCGTCAAGTCCGGCGGTGAGTGGATCTCCTCGGTCGACCTGGAGAACCAGCTGATGTCGCACCCTTCGGTCGCCCAGGCGGCCGTGATCGCCGTGCCCGACGACCGTTGGGGCGAGCGCCCACTCGCCGTCGTGGTGCTGCGGGACGGTGCCGGGGCATCGGCGGAAGAACTGCGCGAACACCTCGCCCAGGAGTTCGCCAAGTGGCAACTGCCCGATCGCTTCGAGTTCATCGCAGCGCTTCCGTGCACCGCCACCGGCAAGTTCAAGAAATCCGAGCTGCGAACGATGTTCGCGACCACCTGA
- a CDS encoding alpha/beta hydrolase fold domain-containing protein — MAQRILPLVGAPRSFHLAGRRVAPPECVEVPTRHGDVRCLIYRPYPDAPLARGGDRSPVDLHLHGGAFIVRHPRQEEYVAEYVASEVGAVVVLADYATAPQAQYPVAEQQCFDVARWIRAEAPERGWDAARMSVSGASAGAKLAVNVCQQAHRSGEIGLRAAALAFPVVDLSRADRTSVKRRPRISRRVQRLAIDAYVVDPGVRCQPLASPVFDPDLAEAMPPTLIITGELDTLGPEGEHLAHELAGRGVMVTHHRLASTDHGFTRSEAATAHAALRLIGAHLVRFLT, encoded by the coding sequence GTGGCGCAACGCATACTCCCCCTGGTCGGGGCGCCGCGGAGCTTCCACCTCGCCGGCCGCCGGGTCGCCCCGCCGGAATGCGTCGAGGTGCCCACCCGACACGGCGATGTCCGGTGCCTGATCTACCGGCCGTACCCGGACGCCCCTCTGGCCCGCGGTGGCGATCGCAGTCCGGTCGACCTACACCTACACGGCGGCGCGTTCATCGTGCGCCACCCGCGGCAAGAGGAGTACGTCGCCGAGTACGTCGCGTCCGAGGTCGGCGCGGTGGTGGTGCTGGCCGACTACGCGACCGCTCCCCAGGCCCAGTATCCCGTGGCCGAACAGCAGTGCTTCGACGTCGCACGCTGGATCCGCGCCGAGGCGCCCGAGCGCGGCTGGGATGCCGCTCGAATGTCGGTGTCGGGCGCAAGCGCAGGCGCAAAGCTGGCGGTCAACGTGTGCCAGCAGGCACACCGCTCCGGTGAAATCGGCCTGCGCGCGGCGGCATTGGCGTTCCCCGTCGTCGATCTCTCCCGCGCCGACCGTACCTCGGTCAAGAGGCGTCCGCGAATATCGCGGCGTGTTCAGCGCCTCGCCATCGACGCCTACGTCGTCGACCCGGGCGTTCGTTGCCAACCGCTGGCATCGCCGGTGTTCGACCCCGACTTGGCCGAGGCCATGCCACCGACGCTGATCATCACCGGCGAGCTCGACACGCTCGGCCCCGAAGGTGAGCACCTCGCTCACGAGCTGGCCGGCCGTGGAGTCATGGTCACCCATCACCGCTTGGCCTCGACCGACCACGGGTTCACCCGATCCGAGGCCGCCACCGCGCACGCGGCGTTGCGGTTGATCGGCGCCCACCTCGTCCGGTTCCTGACATAA